ATCGTCGTGATGAGCAACTCGTCCGCGCCCGTGGCCTCCTGCAATTGTTCCAGCTGGTCGGCCACCCGCCCCGGTGAGCCGACGAACTGTGTGTCGATGCGGTCCTGGACGAGGGCCCGGTCCTCGTCGGTCCACGTGTGGGCACGCGCTTCCTCCGGTGTGGGGAACTCTATGGCGCCCTCGGCGGTACGGATGCTGCGCACCCACAGGCCGTAGCCGGTGGCGAGTTCGCGGGCGGTGGCGTCGTCCTCGGCGACGACGACGTCCGCCGAGACGCTGATGTACGGCTTGTGGAGGAACTCGGAGGGCTGGAAGAAGGACCGGTAGCCGTCCACAGCCTCCAGGACCGTGGCCGGGCCGACGTGGTAGTTCGCCGCGAACCGCAGGCCCCTGGCGCCCGCCACCTCGGCGCTCTGACCACCGCTGCTGCCCAGGATCCACACCTCCACGTCGGCGCCCTCCCCCGGCACGACGTGTGCCTCGACGCCCTCCGGGGAGCGGTAGGTGCCGGCCAGCAGGGCGAGGATGTCGCCGATCTGCTCGGCGTAGTCCTGTGACTCGGCGCCCGGCAGCAGGAGCAGCCTGCGCTGCAGCGCGATGCGGGGTGAGCCGAGCAGATGCTCGAAGGAGAAGCGGGGCGGGATCAACAGGCCGTTCGGGGTGCGGCCGTCGACGACCGGGGTCGCCGTCGGCAACGGTGCGGCCGGCTGTCCCGGCGGGCGGCCGCCCGAGCGGCCCAGGCCCAGATCGAATCGGCCCGGGTGCAGCGCGTCGAGCAGGCCGAACTCCTCCACGGTGGACAGCGCCGTACGGTGCCCGAGCTGCACGGCTCCGGAGCCGAGCCGGATCGTGGAGGTGGCGGATGCGGTCAGGGCCAGGACGACGGCGGGTGACGTGCCGGCCACGCCGGGGTTGAGGTGGTGCTCGGCGAACCAGTAGCGGGCATATCCGAAGCGCTCGGCCCGCTGTGCGAGGTCGATGGAGTTGCGCAGGGCATCGGCTGCCGTCGAGCCGGACGGGATCGGGACCAGGTCGAGGACGCCGAGGGAGATGTCAGACACGGGTGGACTCCTGGGAGGTCTGGGCGACGTGGACGCCGGCCGTGCCCGCGCCGACCGCGATCAGGGTGATGGCGATGAGCTTCACGACGCCGCCCGCTCGCCCCGGACGTCGTCCGGGTGCGCGAGGCCGAGGTGGTCGCGCAGGGTCGTGCCCTCGTACTCGGTACGGAAGACGCCCTGCTCCTGCAGCAGCGGCACGACCTTGTCGGCGAAGGGGTCGAGTCCGCCGGGGGTGATGTGCGGGACGAGGATGAAGCCGTCGGACACATCCGCCTGGACGAAGTCGTTGATGGTCCTGGCGACGGTCTCCGGGGAGCCGACGAAGGTCTGCCGGTTGCCGGTGTGGATGACCAGGTCGCGGATGGACCAGTTGTTGGCGGCCGCCAGCTCGCGCCATTCGCGCGCGGTGGCCAGCGGGTCGCGGTACATGCGCACCTGGGCTCGGCCCTTGGAGATGTGGTCGCCGCCGGCGTCCGGGTCGATGCCGGGCAGCGGTCCTTCCGGGTCGTACGCCGACAGGTCCCGGTTCCAGACGAATTCCAGGTGCTTGATGGCGGTGGCACCGCTGACCTGCTGCCGGCGCACCTCCCTGGCCAGTTCCTCCGCCTCGGCATCGGTGTCGCCGAGCACGAAGGTGGCGGCGGGCAGGATCAGCAGATCGCGGTGGGAACGGCCGTATCTGGCGAGGCGGTTCTTGACGTCCGTGTAGAACGCCTGGCCCTCCTTGAGCGAGGCGTACTGGCTGAAGACGGCGTCCGCGCTCGAAGCGGCGAACTCGCGGCCGTCCTCGGAGTCGCCGGCCTGGAAGATGACAGGGCGTCCTTGCGGGGAGCGGGGCACGTTGAACTGGCCGTGGATGTCGAAGTGTTGACCCGTGTGGACGAAGGAGCCGGCTTTCGCGTCCCGCAGGAAGACACCTGTCGTCCGGTCGGCGACGATCTCGTCGCCGTGCCAGGAGTCGAAGAGCTCGTTCGCCGTGGCCAGGAACTCCTTGGCGCGGGAGTAGCGCTCCTCCTGCGGCAGGAACCCGCCGCGCCGGAAGTTCTCGCCGGTGAAGGCGTCCCAGGAGGTGACGACGTTCCAGGCGGAACGGCCGCCGGAGAGGTGGTCGAGGCCGGCGAACTGGCGGGCCACCTCGTAGGGCTCGTTGAAGGTGGAGTTGATGGTGCCGGTCAGGCCGAGACGCTCGGTGACGGCGGCCAGGGCGGCGAGGACGGTGAAGGTGTCGGGGCGGCCGACAACGTCCAAGTCGTAGATGTTCCCGCCCTGTTCGCGCAGCCTGAGGCCCTCGGCGAGGAACAGGAAGTCGAACTTGGCGCGTTCGGCGGTCTGTGCGAAGTGGACGAAGGAGCTGAACTCGATATGGCTGCCGGCCTTCGGGTCGCTCCACACGGTGGTGTTGTTGACACCGGGGAAGTGCGCGGCCAGATGGATTTGCTTCAGCGGCTTGCTGGTCATGTCGGTACGGTCCTTCCGGCTCAGGCGGTGGCAGCGGCGTAGCGGTTGGCGGGGCGAGGCAGACCCAGCAGGCCGCGGAGGGTGTCGGCCTCGTAGGCGGTACGGAACGCGCCCCGGCGCTGGAGTTCGGGGACCAGGCCGCGGGTGATGGCCAACAGGTCGTGCCCGGCGACGGCGGGCCGCAGCCGGAAGCCGCTCAGCCCCGCCTCGCTGAACTCCTGGATCAGATCGGCGAGTTGGGCGGACGTACCGGCGAAGATCCGGGCGTCGCTGGTGTACGGCTCCCCCGCGAGCGCGTCGAGCCGTGCGCGCCGGTCCTCCGCTGCGGCCTGGTCGTCGTCCAGGAGGACAACCAAGTCCCCGAAGACGTGCAGGAGTTCGTCCGCCCGCCCGGCAGCCTCCTGTTCGGCGCGGATCTCGGCGACGATCGCCCGGACCTGGTCCGCGTCGTGCGGGGTGACGTAGCCGATGTCGCCCTGGCGGGCCACCAGCCGGTACGGGACGGTCTGGTGGGCGAGGGCGGTGACCGGCGGCCGGCCCTGCGGCGGGCGCGGTGTGATGGACGGGCCGCGGACGCTGAAGTGCCTGCTCTCGAAGTCGATGTGGTGCAGCTTGTCCCGGTCGACGAAACGCCCGGTGGCGGCGTCCCGGATCTCCGCGTCGTCCTCCCAGCTGTCCCAGAGTCGGCGCACCACCTCGACGTAGTCGGCGGCCTCGTCGAACAGGTCGGTCAACCGCTCCTGGCCGGAAGGGGTCCGCAGCTCCTCCAGGTTCAGCCGCGGGAAGGTGCGACGGCCGAAGTGGTCGGCCTCGTGCGGACGGGCGGAGATCTGCACCCGCAGACCGGCCCGGCCGGCGCTGACGTAGTCGAGGGTGGCGATCGCCTTGGAGATGTGGAACGGCTCCGTGTGAGTGGCGATCACGGTCGGAACCAGGCCGATGTGCCGGGTGAGGGGTGCGATGCGGGACGCGGTGAGTACGGCGTCGAGGCGTCCGCGTACCTGGTCGGTGCGGCCGTCGAGCTCGCCGTAGTGCGAGGACTGCGGGCCGAGCCCGTCCTCGAAGGTGACGAAGTCGAGCAGCCCGCGCTCGGCCTCGGCGACCAGGTCGGCCCAGTACCCGGCGGTGAACAGGTCCCGGGGGCGGGCGACTTGCTCGCGCCAGGAGGCGGGATGCCAGCCGGTGCCTTCGAGGGCGACGGCGAGGTGCAGCGAAGAAGGGGACACGGATGAATGCCTTCCAGGAGATCCGACGAGAAACGGCGACCCGCTTGAACGGGGCGAACGGCGGCCGACGAGCGGCGGGATGGGGTCCGCCGGCCGAAGACCGGGGAAGGTCAGGAGCGGCATGCCGCTTCTTCCGCGGCGGCGGCTCCGGTGTTCCGCACGAGCCAGAAGACCGTGTGGCAGCGCAGGGTGAAGCCGAGCGACTCGTACAGCCGGATGGCGTCGGTGTTGGTCGCGGCGGCGTGCAGGAAGGGTTGCTCGCCGCGTTCCCTGATGCCGGCCGCGACGGCACGGACCAGGCGCGTGGCCAGGCCCCGGCCGCGGTGGTCCGGGTCGGTGCACACGGCGCTGATCTCGGTCCAGCCGGGCGGGTGCAGCCGTTCACCGGCCATCGCGATCAGTCGGCCGCGGTGGCGGATGCCCAGATAGGTGCCCAGCTCGACGGTGCGCGGCAGGTAAGGGCCCGGTTGGGTGCGGGCGACCAGATCGAGGATCTCGGGTACGTCGGCGGGGTCGAGCCGTACGGCTTCGGGGTCGGGCTCCGCCCGCAGCCCGGCGTCCACGAGCTGGACGCCCTGGCCTGTCTGGACGAGCTCCCAGCCGTTCGGCGGTTCGGTCGCGCCGCTCATCGCGGCGCTGCCGCCGGGGCCGACGAGCGTGGCCAGGTCGGCCCAGGCGCGCGGGTCGTCCTCGTCGGTGACGGCGTGGAAGGGAGCCACGTCGCGCGGATAGCGGGCGGCTCGGCCGACGCGTTCGGCGAAGTGGGCGTGCGGGCCGGTGAGCGCGGCCCAGGCGGGGTTGTCGAGGACGTGGGAAGAGGTGGCTTCGAGGCTGGCGACGGACATCGCGTGACGGCTCCGGTGCTGGGGACATGGGGTGGGGATCCCGCCGCGGGGCGGCGGCGGGATCCCCGGCCGATGGCGGGTCAGGAGTTGTCCAGCGGCAGTCCGGGCGGGTTGACCTCGGACGTGGCGACGGCCTCGTTGGAGAGGTTGTAGGCCTTGAGCCACTCGGCGTACTGACCGTTCTTGATCAGGTGGTTGATGGCGTCGGCGAGGGGCTCGGCGAGGCCGCTGCCCTTCTTCGAGGTGGCCGCGATCAGGCCCTGGAGGCTCGCGCCGGCGCCTGAGTAAGTCCCTGCGGTACGCGTGGCGTTGGGCGTGTCGGCAACCTGGCGGTTGTGGTACGCGATGCCGGGGTTGGGGCCGAAGTACGCGTCGATCCTGCCGCTGGACAGGGCGAGATAGACGCTGTTGCTGTCCTGGAAGTACTTGACGGTGAGCTTCTTGCCCTCCTTGGCCAGCTTCGCCTTCCATTCCAGGAGGATCTTCTCCTGGTTCGTGCCGGAGCCCACGGAGACCGTCTTGCCGGCGAGGTTCCCGTAGTCGCCGTCGAAGTTCCAGGTGCTCTTCTTCGGTGCGGTGAAGGCGAGGTTGTCCTGCCGGTAGGAGGCGAACTCGTACTTCGTCTTCCGCTCCTCGGTGTCCGTGACGTTGGTGAACGCCACGTCGACCTTGCCGCTGTCGATGCCGACGAAGAGGTTCTCCCACGTGGAGTTCTTCACCTCGGGCGTGAGACCGAGGACCGCGGCGACCAGTCGGCCCAGGTCGGGTTCCGCACCGGTGAGGGTCTTCTGGTCGCTGCCCACGTACGCCAGGGGCGGGAAGCCGGCCGGCAGGGCGCCGACGCCGATCGCCAGCTTGCCGCTCTTCCTGACAGCGGCGGGCAGTTCGGCGCTGATGGACGTGACCTCGGAGACCTTGATGGTGGTCTGCCGGGCGGCGCCGTTGGAGACCTGGCCGATGACGACCTCGCCGGTCTTGGCGGCGGTGTCGGTGGAGGTGGCCGCGTCGCTGTCGCCCCCGCAGGCGGCGAGCCCGGTGGCCAGGGAGGCGACGGCGGTCGCCGCGGTGATGCCGCGTATCAGGCCGCGTCGGGTGAAGTGGGTAGGCATGGCCATTCCTTGTCGCTGGAGGTGATGAGGGTGGCGTGGGGGAGGTCGGGGGGCGCGGCGGGTCAGAGGACCTTGCTGAGGAAGTCCCTGGTCCGCTCGTGCCGGGGCTTGTCGAGGACCTCGGAGGGCGGACCCTGCTCGATGATCTTGCCGCCGTCGATGAAGACGACCCGGTCGGCGATCTCTCGGGCGAAGCCGATCTCATGGGTGACGATGACGAGGGTGGTGCCGCCGGTCGCCAAATCCCTGATGACGGCGAGGACTTCGCCGACCAGTTCGGGGTCGAGTGCGGATGTGGGCTCGTCGAACAGGATGACGCCGGGGCGCAGGGCGAGGGCCCGGGCGATGGCGACGCGCTGCTGCTGACCGCCGGAGAGCTGGCGTGGGTAGGCGCCGGTCCTGTCGGCGAGGCCGACCCGGCCGAGGAGTTGGCGGGCGAGTTCCCGCGCCTCGGGCTTGCCCAGCCGGCCGGTGGCGACGGGGGCCGCGGCCACATTGTCGAGGACGGTCAGGTGCGGGAACAGGTTGAAGTTCTGGAAGACGAAGCCGATCCGCCCGCGCTGGGTGAGGATGGCCCGCTCGCTCAGTTCCTTCAGCCACTTGCCCTGCCGCTTCACACCGATCGGCTCGCCGTTGACGCTGACGTAGCCGATCTCGGGCTTCTCCAGGTGGTTGATGACCCGCAGCAGGGTGGACTTGCCGGAGCCGGAGGGGCCGAGGATGACGGTGACCTCGCCGGGACGGACCGTCAGGTCGACGCCGTCCAGCACCCGGTGGGTGCCGTACCACTTGTGCACACCGTGCACCTCGACGGCGGCGGCGTCGGCATCCGCCAGGGCGTCGAGCGTCTTGGCGGTCATACGGCGGCCTCCCGGCGGATGCGGACGCGCAGGTCGGTGAGACCGGTGCGGAGCTTCCGCAGCGGCGTCGGTGGCAGGCCGCGGGTGGCACCGCGGGCGTAGTGCCGCTCGACGTAGAACTGGATGACGGAGACGACGCTGGTCAGGATCAGGTACCAGACGGTGACGACCAGCAGCAGCGGCACGATGTCGCCGGGGTAGGTCGAGCCCATGGTCTGCGCGGAACCGAACAGGTCCAGCAGGGAGACGTAGAAGACCAGCGAGGTGGCCTTGATCAGGCCGATGAGCTGGTTGACGTAGTTCGGGACGATCGAGCGCAGCGCCTGCGGAAAGACGATCTTCCGGAACTGGTAGGACTTCGGCAGGCCGAGCGCCGCGGACGCCTCGTGCTGGCCCTGGTCGACGGAGAGGATGCCGCCGCGGACGACCTCGGCCGCATAGGCGGCCTCGTTCAGGCTGAGACCGATGACGGCGACGACCATGTCGGTGGCGAGTCTCGACTCGTCGAAGGAGAAGAAGGCCGGACCGAAGGGAATGCCGACGCTCAACGTCTCGTACAGCGCACTGAAGTTGTAGAGGAGGATCAGCACAACGATGAGCGGGATGGAGCGCAGGGCCCAGACGTAGGTCCAGCTGACCGCGCGCAGCACCGGGCTCTTCGAGAGCCGGGCCAGGGCGAGCAGGATGCCGCCGAGCAGGCCCAGCACCGCGCTGTAGGCGGTGACTTCGAGGGTGATCAGCAGGCCGTCGAGGATGGTGGGGCGCAAGAACCAGTAGCTCCAGCGGTCCCACTGGTAGAAGGGGTTGGAGACCAGCCCGTGCGCGAACTGGGCGACCAGGACCAGCACGACCGCGGTGCCGATCCAGCGTCCTGGCCGCCGCAACGGCAGAACTCGCTGGGCGGTGAAGGCTTTCGACGGTTCGTCGTCGGTCGGCGCCTCGGGGAGGGTGACGCTGGCGCCAGGGGGTTCACTCATGGTGGGCTCCGGCTGGTTCGGACATCACGGACAGCGCGCCGGCATGCGGCGGCGGATGCCACGGCGAGGTACCAGGGGCAGGGAGGAGGACGGCACACCGCGAGAGCGGTGTTCGTCAGGGATTGAGGCTGCGGGGAGAGGTCAGCCCCGACAGCGGGCACGGCCCGATGCGGTACACAGCGCGCTGTTCACGCGGAGCAGATCGACGGCACGATCGGCGACGAGGATGTTCGGGTACGGCTGTACGCAGCCCTGCGGGCGGCGTGTCGCCGTCCTGGGAACTGCGTACATGGCGTCACCGTCACTGTCTCGGCCCTGTGGGCCTGGCGCTTACCGAAGTGTCATCCGGTCCGGTCGTCACCTGGGGCACCCCCTGCGGTGCGGGGGTTGCCGGTCAGCAAGCCAGGGCTTGTCGCTGACGCTCATGACCATTCTGGGCCGTAGTTAAGACATCCGCCCGAACGAATGTCAACGCCGGTCCACCAGGTGGAACGGCTAGGGCGTGTTTGAGAAGTAGCGTCGTCCGCCCATCGGGCGGGGCCCACGGCGTCTGGTGCGTGCGATCGCAAGGCGGAGACGGGACTTCTCAAACACGCCCTAAGGGGCCGAGTGCGCCGCCCAGTCGAGTATCTGGACCGCCGCTCCGGCGGCCTCCAGGCCCTGGCAGCGCGCGTGGTGACGGCGTTCGATGCCGTCGAGGTCGAGGTGGCCGCCGAAGGCCGGGTGGGCGGCGAGCCGGCGGGCGTAGGCCCACAGGGTCGGATGGCCGGCGATGCGCCGGACGGCGGAGGCGTCCAGGTGGTTGCGGTGCACGGTGTCGAGTTGGACCAGCGCGACCCACAACTCGACGTCGGCGGCGGTGATTTCGTCGCGGATCAGGCAGGTGCGCCCGAAGAGCCGGCGCTCCAGCGCGTCCAGGGTCTCCAGCAGCGTCCCAAGTGCTGTGTCGCGCTCCGCCTGCTCCCCACCGGCCGAACCGGCGCGCTGGGCGGCCTCCTCGATGCCCCGCGCGCACATCCGCTCCACGGCCTCGATCTCCGATTCCGCGCCGCAGGGGTAGAGCGAGGGACCGCGGCCGCCGAAGCGGTGGGCGAGGTCGCGCATGATGTCCGGGGCGTGGGTGCTGACGATCCGTCCGGACCAGTCGTCGCTGAGCACCGGAGCGACGGCGGGGCCCGGGTACCGGTGGGCGCTGGCCTCGTAGAGCGGGCTCAGGGCCGAGTGGCCGCCATCGGGACAGTCGGGCACGGCGGGCAGTCGGGTCACCGGACAGACGGTGTCCAGGCCGAGCAGGCCGTGGGTGACGGCGATGCGCAGGCCGTCGGGACAGGTGGTCGACAGATGCAGGCGGTAGCGGCCCGGAACGGCGTAGTGGCCGCTGCGCGCGTCCGGGCCGATCCGGCCCCGGAAGGCGGGCTCGGGTCGGAGGGACGGGCGGGCGGCCAGCGGTGTGACGGTCATGACTCTCCCCGGGAGCGGGCGCGGACGTACGCGCGGCGGAAGCGATGTCGGGCTGGGGTCTGTTGCCGGATTCCCGTCGTCCGTGCGGAGGGCGGGCGCGGCGTTCCAGGGGACGCCGTGGGCGCAGGGCAGGCGGAGTTCAGCCCTTGGGGCTGATCGCGCTGCAGATACGGAGCAGATCGATGTGACGCCGGGAGGTCAGAAGAGGCGAACGGCTCACTCGGACGGTGACCGGATCAAGGCGCCTCATATTTCCCTACCTATTTACTAGGAATCTCCAGTGAGTGTCGGCCCCACCGACACCGGCGTCAAGAGGGCCGCCCCGCATCGCTGAACGCCCCGGCGGACGGCGGCCGGACAGCCGGTCGGCGGCGCCCATCCGCCGGGGTGGACCTTGACACTCACGGGGGCGGGCAACGTACGTTGAAAGGGAAAGTTCCTTCACGGGTGGAGGCTTTGATGCACGTTCCGGGCGCGGCATCGCGTGGTACGTGCACCAGGCCGTGTCTTCGAACTCCCGCCTGGCCTGCGGCGCCTGGCGCGCGGCTCATCACCCGGCGGCATGTCGACTACTGCCGTACCTCCTCCGCCGTCTGTCCTTCCGTACACGTCTGATCACCGCCGGCCGTCCCGCCGGCTGTCTCGTCGTGGCCCTGTGGCCGCGAGTCATCGTGTTTCCCGGAAGGAACCCCGTTGTCCGGTCCTGCCCTGCACCTCGCCGTCGAGATCGACGGCGACGGCGCCCATCCCGCGGCCTGGCGCCGCGCCGCCCACTCCCCCGGTCAGCTGCTCGCCCCTCGCCGCGTGGCCCGTGTCGCCGCCATCGCCGAGAACGCCGGGTTCACCCTGCTCACCCTGGACGACGGCGTGCTGCCGCCCGGCGCCGCACCGGATCCGGTGGGCCGTATCGGCGCGGTGGAGCGGGCGGCTTTCGTCGCGGCGTCCACGAGCACCATCGGAATCGCGCCCGTCGTCCCGGTGACGTACGCCGAACCCTTCCATGTCTCCAGCCAGTTGGCGGCCCTGGACCACATCTCCGCCGGTCGCGCCGGGTGGGTGGTGACGGAGGAGGAACGTCCCGAGGCGGCCCGCGCCTGGGGGCGCCCACGGGTCGACGACGCCGGCGCGCGGACCCGGGAGTCCCGTGACGGGGTCGAGGTGGCCCGCGCCCTGTGGGACTCGTGGGAGGACGACGCGGTCATCCGGTCCGTGGCCACCGGCCGCTACCTCGACCGCGAACGGCTCCACTACATCGACTTCACCGGTGAGACCTATGCCGTCAAGGGCCCGGCGATCGTGCCGCGCCCGCCCCAGGGCCAGCTCGTCGTCCTGGGACGGCCCGACCGGGTTCCCTCCGCACAGCTCGACGTCGCCCTCGTCGAGGGGCGCGACCTGGCGTCGGTCGCCACGGCCGCTGCCGCCGCCGGTACGCCCCGCGTCCTCGCCGAGGTCGAGGTGGCGCTGGACACCCCGGGGGCCACGGCCGCCGAGCGTGTCGCCGACCTGGAACGGCACACGGCCTGGAGCGACCGGGGAAGGCTGCGGCACATCGGCACCGCTGACCAACTCGTAGCTGTGCTGGTTGAGTTGAGCCGTCACGTCGACGGCGTACGACTGCATCCGCTGGTGCTGGACGAGGACCTGGCCGTCCTCTCCCGCCTCGTCCTGCCCGCCCTGTCCGGGCGACGCCTCGTCGCCCGTCCGCTGCCCGGCACGTCTCTGCGCTCGGCCCTGGGTCTGGAGCGCCCTGCCAATCGCTTCACGGCCGCGGCCGTGGCCACCCAGGAGGACGCCCGATGACCCTCAGCGATCCCCTCGACGTACCCAGACCGCACGCCCAGCTCCACTTCGGAGTGTTCTTCCAGGGCGTCAACCACTGGACCATCTGGTCCGCCCCCGACAGCGGCTCCCAGATCGACCCCGCCTCCTTCCGACAGGTCGCCAGGACCGCCGAACGCGGCCTGCTCGACGCGTTCTTCCTCGGCGAGGGCCTCCGGCTGCGCGAAGTCGACGGCAAGATCCACGATCTGGACGTGGCCGGACGACCGGACGCCATCACCCAGCTCGCGGCGCTGGCCGCGGTCACCCGCCGCATCGGTCTGGTCTCCACCTCCAACACCACCTTCAACGAACCCGCCGATCTGGCCCGCCGCCTGTCCGGCCTCGACCTCCTCTCCGAGGGCCGCGCCGGCTGGAACGTGGTGACCACGGACAACGCCTGGACCGGCGCCAACTTCCGGCGCGGCGGCTACCTCGACCACGCCGACCGCTACCGGCGCGCCGAGGAGTTCCTCTCCGTGGCCCGCGCGCTCTGGGACGGCTGGGAGGACGGAGCCGTCGCGCCGGAAGTCGGCGCGCCCGCCTGGTCGGCGCCCGGCGGCGTACACCAAGTGCGTCACAGGGGACCGCAGTTCGACGTCGACCTCGCCCCGACCCTGCCGCGCAGCGCCCAGGGCCACCCGGTCATCTTCCAGGCCGGGGACTCCGGCGAGGGACGCGACTTCGCCGCCCGCAACGCCGACGTCATCTTCTCCGGGCACGGCAACGACTTCGACGACGCGCTGGCCTTCGCCGACGACATCCGGCGCCGACTGCGGGCGGTCGGGCGGCCCGACGACGATCTGCGGATCCTGCCCGGCACCGAGATCATCCTCGGCGCCACGGAGGAGGAGGCCCAGGAGAAGAAGCGCTGGATCCGTCTCCAACAGGTCACCCCGGCCACGGCGTTGGGGATCGCCGGGCCGCTTTGGGGCATCGATCTCTCCGACCGCGACGCCGACGGGCCGCTGCCGAAGGAAGATCCGGTCGTCAGTGAGAACGACAGCTCCTTCGGTGCACGGCGCATCGCCGACCCGCGTGCGGTCGTGGCCGAGTGGCAGGCGAAGGCGGAGGCGTACGGCTGGTCGCTGCGCGAGACCGTCATCGCGCTCGGCCCACAACGCGGGCACGTCGGCACCCCGTCCGGCCTGGCGGACAAGTTCGCCCACTTCGTGCGGCACGGCGCGACCGACGGCTTCAACGTCACGCCCCACCTCATCCCCGACGGCCTCGACGACATCGTCGACCTGCTCGTCCCGGAACTCCAGGAACGCGGGATCTACCGCACCGAGTACACCGGCACCACCCTGCGCGAGAACCTCGGTCTGCGCGAACCCCTCACCCACCGGTCCGCGCCGGGCCGGCGGCAGGCGGGCTGAGCGCCGGACCGGCCGTTCCGCTCATGACCGAGTACACACGACTGACAAGAAGCCGTCACGAAGGAGATTCCCCATGCCCACCGAGGCCACCACGACGGACCTCCAGGCCTTCACCGAGACCTGGCAGGAGTGGTACCGCGCCCAGGAGGCCCGGCTCGCCGCCCCGCACGGATTCCTCGCGATCACCGGACTGCACTGGCTCGACGACCGGCCCCAGCGGTTCCCGGACGCGCCCGGTGCGTGGCGCACCGGGCCGGAGGGGGTCGTCGTCGACCTCGACGACGGCGAGGAACTGATCGTCGGCGGAACGCCGGTGCGCGGTGAACACCGCTTCGGCGTGCTTCCCGAGCGCGGCGGCGTCGACGCCGTCTGGGGCGACGCCGTCATCGAGGTCGCC
The nucleotide sequence above comes from Streptomyces sp. NBC_01716. Encoded proteins:
- a CDS encoding glutathione S-transferase C-terminal domain-containing protein, with amino-acid sequence MTVTPLAARPSLRPEPAFRGRIGPDARSGHYAVPGRYRLHLSTTCPDGLRIAVTHGLLGLDTVCPVTRLPAVPDCPDGGHSALSPLYEASAHRYPGPAVAPVLSDDWSGRIVSTHAPDIMRDLAHRFGGRGPSLYPCGAESEIEAVERMCARGIEEAAQRAGSAGGEQAERDTALGTLLETLDALERRLFGRTCLIRDEITAADVELWVALVQLDTVHRNHLDASAVRRIAGHPTLWAYARRLAAHPAFGGHLDLDGIERRHHARCQGLEAAGAAVQILDWAAHSAP
- a CDS encoding LLM class flavin-dependent oxidoreductase; this translates as MSGPALHLAVEIDGDGAHPAAWRRAAHSPGQLLAPRRVARVAAIAENAGFTLLTLDDGVLPPGAAPDPVGRIGAVERAAFVAASTSTIGIAPVVPVTYAEPFHVSSQLAALDHISAGRAGWVVTEEERPEAARAWGRPRVDDAGARTRESRDGVEVARALWDSWEDDAVIRSVATGRYLDRERLHYIDFTGETYAVKGPAIVPRPPQGQLVVLGRPDRVPSAQLDVALVEGRDLASVATAAAAAGTPRVLAEVEVALDTPGATAAERVADLERHTAWSDRGRLRHIGTADQLVAVLVELSRHVDGVRLHPLVLDEDLAVLSRLVLPALSGRRLVARPLPGTSLRSALGLERPANRFTAAAVATQEDAR
- a CDS encoding NtaA/DmoA family FMN-dependent monooxygenase (This protein belongs to a clade of FMN-dependent monooxygenases, within a broader family of flavin-dependent oxidoreductases, the luciferase-like monooxygenase (LMM) family, some of whose members use coenzyme F420 rather than FMN.); amino-acid sequence: MTLSDPLDVPRPHAQLHFGVFFQGVNHWTIWSAPDSGSQIDPASFRQVARTAERGLLDAFFLGEGLRLREVDGKIHDLDVAGRPDAITQLAALAAVTRRIGLVSTSNTTFNEPADLARRLSGLDLLSEGRAGWNVVTTDNAWTGANFRRGGYLDHADRYRRAEEFLSVARALWDGWEDGAVAPEVGAPAWSAPGGVHQVRHRGPQFDVDLAPTLPRSAQGHPVIFQAGDSGEGRDFAARNADVIFSGHGNDFDDALAFADDIRRRLRAVGRPDDDLRILPGTEIILGATEEEAQEKKRWIRLQQVTPATALGIAGPLWGIDLSDRDADGPLPKEDPVVSENDSSFGARRIADPRAVVAEWQAKAEAYGWSLRETVIALGPQRGHVGTPSGLADKFAHFVRHGATDGFNVTPHLIPDGLDDIVDLLVPELQERGIYRTEYTGTTLRENLGLREPLTHRSAPGRRQAG